Genomic DNA from Carnobacteriaceae bacterium zg-C25:
GGTGTTTCAATTGTTTCAGCAATCAGTTGTTGAATATAAGGTTGTTGTGCGGGTGTGGACAACCAGTAAAAAGCGATTGGCTGTTCTTTTAACTCGCTTGGTGAATGTAAAAAAGTCGGATTTTTAGCGTAACTTGCAAAATAAGGACTCTTTAACGCTTCAAAGCTCGTAATGTAAATGTCTTTTAAGGTTTCCATTGCTAAGTAACCCAAGTCTTGTGTTTGTGTCAATTCAAAAATTTGTTGTGCCAACTCTAGTGAAATCGATTTCACTTGTGTGCCACTCCAATCGGGATGGTTAGGGAAATGGCAGTAAGCACCGTTACTATTAATCATCGGTGTTGGAATATTTAATAAGTCATAAATGTGTTGACTACTTGAATAAGTACGACCTGTTGTAATAATGACGGTATGTCCTTGTTCGTGTACTTTACGCAGTGTGTCTATCGTAAAAGCAGATGGCAAGTGGTCGTTGCGTAATAATGTGCCATCCAAATCAATGGCAATAATATGTTTTTGCTGTGTCATAATAACTCCTTTTTTCAATGTACTTCACCAGTATACCACTAAACAAATAAAAAACACAGATTCGTATGTAACAAGAGTGTAATATCGTTGTAATTGTAATAGGTACATAATGGTGTTAAAATATTTCAAGGACGATAGATTGGAGGTTTTTTTATGAAAAGACGATTAGTCTTGCTATCGAGTATCCTAGTTTTATCTGGAGCGGTTATTTCTCCTGTTATGGCGTATGCAGAAGATTATGAAGCACAAATCAATCAAAATGCGCAACAAATTGAACAAAATAACCAAACCATTCAAGCGTTGCAACAAGAGCAACAAGCAACTGCACAACAACTAACAACGTTAGTTAAAGAAATAGAAGATACACAATTACAATTAAATCAATTAGCACAACAAATGTCTGACACACAAAACCAAATTATTACATTGGAATCGGACATTACAAAGTTAAATGAAGTGATTGAAAAACGTGCTGAAAAAATTGTGGAGCAAGCGCGTTATTTGCAAACTGAAAATACAAGTAGCGATTTGTTAAAAGCTATTTTTTCATCAGAATCAATCGTAGAAGCTTTTGAAAAAATTTGGGCGATGACTGAATTAACATCTGCTTCAAACGATGTCTTAAAACAACAAAAAGTGGATAAAGAAAAAGTTGAAGCTAAAAAAGTGGAGTTAGACACTAAATTGCAAGAGCAAGGACAACGTGCTGCAAATATGCAAACGTTGGCGTCTCAACAAGCAGATCGTCGCGGGAACTTAGAGACAGTATTATCGACGATTGAATCACAAACGGCATCAACACAAGCACAAAACGCTGATTTACAAGCGAAAATTGATGAAGCTAAAGAAGCGCAAGCACAATATTTAGCGCAATTAGAAGCCCAACGTCAAGCAGCACAACAAAGTGCGTTGGCAGCACGTCTTGCAGAAGAAGAACGTGCACGTGCAGAGTATGTAACCGCTCATGGTGGAACGGTTTCGACGAATGCGTATGAGGCATCATCAGTACCATCAAGCACATCGACATCTTCGTCGGTAACATCGTTTGTATCGGGTAGTGGCAATTACCCTGCGCCAAATCCATCTTTTATCGCAAGTTTAAACGGTGGCTATCCAGGTCAATGTACATGGTACGTATTCAACCGTTTAGCGCAATTAGGTTCACCGATTCGTCATTCCTTAATGGGAAATGGTGGAGAATGGGGCTATTACGGACGAGTTAATGGATATTCAGTGTCTAACACACCTAAAGTGGGAACAGCTGTTTCATGGCAAGGTGGAGAAGCGGGAATTAACACACCGTATGGTCACGTGGCGTTTGTTGAAGCGGTTTATGGTGATGGATCCATTTTAGTTTCAGAAATGAACTATATTGGTGAATTTATCATTTCAACACGTGTAGTATCTGCCGCACATGCAGCACAAGGGGATTATATTGATTTTGGCTTATAATCCGGCATAATAAACTGTATAAAAAAGGCGTGAGTATCACGTTATAGACTGTTGACCAATGAAAGTGTCAACAGTCTTTTTTTGTATCGTCTGCGAAATGGACGGTTTAGTCCTAATGATTTGCAGTTTTGTGTTAAATGGTGTGGGTTCTCAATTAAGGGGTCTATGTCAAATGGTGTGGGCGCTCAAAAATTAAGCGACTTTATTAGCCGGTAACGAGGAATGTTCTTTGTTATCGGTTTTCTTATTTTAAGGTTCTATGTCAAATGTGGTAGTAAATAACTGCCAAATGCGACTGCAAGAAAATGAATTGGTGCTTTTTAAAGGTAAGGGTAATTTGAAATGTGCTATAAGCGTTAAAAATGTTGGCGATATCATGAAAGTCACCAATACCATCAACAAACAAAGGCACTCGAAGCAAGAGTGCCTTTGTTTGATTAAATCAATTGATTGATAAGGAGAGTTAAAGTTAATAAAGAACTTTTGCTTGTGCTAAAACAGCATCTGCCTGTTCAAAAAGTTCTTCGATAAGTTGTTTTGTTGGCTTAATCGTTTTGATTAAACCAGCAATTTGTCCCGACATTAATGATCCGTTTTCGACGTCTCCGTCGTATACCGCTTTAGCTAAAGAACCAATAGTGATTTTTTCCAATTCATCGCGATCGGTACCTGCTTTTTCCAAGGCAATGAATTGTTCTGTCATGGCATTGCGTAAACAACGAACAGGAGCACCTGTTGTTCTACCCGTAACAACAGTATCTGTGTCGATGGCATCGAGTATGGCTTGTTTGTATGCAGGGGCAATTGGACACTCTTCAACAGCTAAAAATGCTGTTCCAAGTTGAACACCACTAGCACCGAGTGCAAACGCGGCTGCAATACCGCGACCGTCACCAATACCGCCCGCTGCGATAACGGGAATTGTAACAGCATCAACAATTTGTGGAATTAAAGACATTGTTGTTGTATTTCCGATATGCCCACCCGCTTCTGTTCCTTCTGCAACAACGGCATCAACGCCTAGTTCTTGCATTTTTAAAGCGTGTTTTACACTGGCAACAACAGGAATACATTTAATATTTGCTTCTTTTAAGTAAGGTAAAATATGTTTTGGTGTTCCAGCGCCGGTAGTGACAACAGGCACTTTTTCTTCAATGATGACCGTTACAATTTCTTTAATATTTGGCATCATCAACATAATGTTGACACCGAACGGTTTATCAGTTAGTTCACGTAATTGACGAATTTCCTCGCGTAATTGTTCAGGTTGCATCCCCCCTGATGCAATAATACCTAAACCGCCAGCGTTACTGACTGCTGCGGCTAATTCATGGCGTGCAATTTGCGCCATAGCACCTTGAAAAATAGGGTATTTAATATTTAACAATTTTGTGATGGACATCGTATTCCTCCCTTAGTTTGTTATTTTATTCACAATTAAATTGTATGCGATAACACAATGAAAAACAATACTGATTCGTATATGAAAAACTAATAGATAGTGTAATTTTTTCTTATTTTAAATTTGTGACGGACAAATGCAAAAAAATGAATTGACAAAAAAAACAGATAGGAGTATAGTTTGATTGTAAAGTGGTAGTAACCAGTTGACAAATAAAAGGAGATGATGTGTTGAATAAAGAGATGCCGTTGTACGATCAATTGATGAATACGTTAAAACATCAAATTAATACGCAAATGGCACCGCACGATAAAATGTTATCCGAACGCGAATTAGCGACTTTTTATAACATGAGTCGAACAACTGTACGTTCAGCGCTCAAACAATTGGAAATCGAAGGGTATATTTACAAACGGCATGGAAAAGGGACGTTTGTATCGGAGTTTAAAGATAGATTAGCCAATTTATCTAAAATGTATAGTTTTACAGAACAGATGATTACCTTAGGTAAAGTGCCATCTACAAAAGTGCTTCATTTTTCGATTGTGTCATCCGATGAAACGTTAGCACCACGCTTATCCGTTGATGTAGGAAATAAAGTTTATCGCATCGAACGCTTGCGTCTGGCGGATAATGAGCCGTTTATGTATGAAGTGAGTTATTTGCCGGTAGAATTATTTCCGAAATTAACGAAAAAAATGATTGAAAAAAAACCGCTCTATTCTGTTTTGAACGAAACCTATCAGCAAAGTATTCGCTTAGCCAATGAAGAGTTTTTTGCGGGAGTGGTTTCGGGAGATCAGGCAAAAATACTTGAAATCAGTGATTACTCACCGGTATTTACAATTGAGCGTACAACGTTTAATCATCATAATGAACTGATTGAATATACGCAGTCCATTGCTCGTGGGGATAAATTCCGTTATCACATTACACATGAGCGAAAAGTTTAGGGTTTAACCATTTAAAAATAAAAGGAGGAAATATGTTTCAATTATCAAAAGAAGCGTTAGAAGCACGTGGAGCTGAAATTACAACACGTGAAATTAAACAGCAACCAGAATTGTGGTTGGAAACATTACAGTTGTATCAATCACGTCAATCAAAAATTGATGCGTTTTTAAATGATATTTTAGCAAAACACGAACACGTGAAAGTGATCTTTACGGGTGCGGGGACATCGCAATACGTCGGAGATACAGCGCTACCATATTTAAAACAATTTGGCAATCGTCATCAAATTGAATTTTCAAGTGTTGGAACAACTGACATCGTTGCAACACCGTATGAATACTTTTTTAAAGACGAACCAACAATTGTGGTGTCATTTGCAAGAAGTGGTAACTCACCAGAAAGTATTGCAACTGTAGACTTAGCCAACCAAAGTATTGATAACGTCTACCACATTTTCATCACTTGCGCACCAGAAGGTAAATTAGCGCAACGTGCACCGGAAAATGACAATGTATTGTTATTGATGATGCCAGAACGTTCAAACGATGCAGGATTTGCGATGACAGGTAGTTATTCATGCATGTTATTAACGGCTGTTTTAGTCTTCGATACGACTGATTTGTCAACAAAAGAAGCGCACGTTAAAGTGGCGTCTCAATTAGGGGAATCTGTTATTGAAAGAGAAGCAGATATTCAAAAATTAGTTGATTTAGACTTTGAGCGTATCGTTTACTTAGGTTCAGGTAGTTTAGCTGGCTTAACACGTGAAGCACAATTAAAAGTGTTGGAGTTAACTGCAGGACGTATGACAACGATTTTCGATTCTTCAATGGGATTCCGTCACGGTCCAAAATCATTTGTAAACCATAAAACGATTGTCTTTACATTTATCAATAACCATCCTTATACACGTTTGTATGATCTTGATATTATCAATGAAATTTCAGGAGATCAAATCGCGGTGGACACTGTAGCCATTGGACAAGTAGATACACTTGAAGGCTTTACAGGAACAACCTTTGCGTTTGACACAACACATGTATTACCAGACGCTTACTTGGCGTTACCAGA
This window encodes:
- a CDS encoding HAD family phosphatase; protein product: MTQQKHIIAIDLDGTLLRNDHLPSAFTIDTLRKVHEQGHTVIITTGRTYSSSQHIYDLLNIPTPMINSNGAYCHFPNHPDWSGTQVKSISLELAQQIFELTQTQDLGYLAMETLKDIYITSFEALKSPYFASYAKNPTFLHSPSELKEQPIAFYWLSTPAQQPYIQQLIAETIETPLEVCTWGGEHPSLDITPKGVHKAFGIQHVAQHLDLAHAPVIAFGDSDNDVPMIDFATIGVAMANGNENAKSVANVILDLSNEEDGVAHFLKNYFSID
- a CDS encoding SIS domain-containing protein: MFQLSKEALEARGAEITTREIKQQPELWLETLQLYQSRQSKIDAFLNDILAKHEHVKVIFTGAGTSQYVGDTALPYLKQFGNRHQIEFSSVGTTDIVATPYEYFFKDEPTIVVSFARSGNSPESIATVDLANQSIDNVYHIFITCAPEGKLAQRAPENDNVLLLMMPERSNDAGFAMTGSYSCMLLTAVLVFDTTDLSTKEAHVKVASQLGESVIEREADIQKLVDLDFERIVYLGSGSLAGLTREAQLKVLELTAGRMTTIFDSSMGFRHGPKSFVNHKTIVFTFINNHPYTRLYDLDIINEISGDQIAVDTVAIGQVDTLEGFTGTTFAFDTTHVLPDAYLALPDVLFAQTISLLASIKVGNTPDTPSPSGTVNRVVKGVILHPYEQ
- a CDS encoding CHAP domain-containing protein, which gives rise to MKRRLVLLSSILVLSGAVISPVMAYAEDYEAQINQNAQQIEQNNQTIQALQQEQQATAQQLTTLVKEIEDTQLQLNQLAQQMSDTQNQIITLESDITKLNEVIEKRAEKIVEQARYLQTENTSSDLLKAIFSSESIVEAFEKIWAMTELTSASNDVLKQQKVDKEKVEAKKVELDTKLQEQGQRAANMQTLASQQADRRGNLETVLSTIESQTASTQAQNADLQAKIDEAKEAQAQYLAQLEAQRQAAQQSALAARLAEEERARAEYVTAHGGTVSTNAYEASSVPSSTSTSSSVTSFVSGSGNYPAPNPSFIASLNGGYPGQCTWYVFNRLAQLGSPIRHSLMGNGGEWGYYGRVNGYSVSNTPKVGTAVSWQGGEAGINTPYGHVAFVEAVYGDGSILVSEMNYIGEFIISTRVVSAAHAAQGDYIDFGL
- a CDS encoding GntR family transcriptional regulator; amino-acid sequence: MPLYDQLMNTLKHQINTQMAPHDKMLSERELATFYNMSRTTVRSALKQLEIEGYIYKRHGKGTFVSEFKDRLANLSKMYSFTEQMITLGKVPSTKVLHFSIVSSDETLAPRLSVDVGNKVYRIERLRLADNEPFMYEVSYLPVELFPKLTKKMIEKKPLYSVLNETYQQSIRLANEEFFAGVVSGDQAKILEISDYSPVFTIERTTFNHHNELIEYTQSIARGDKFRYHITHERKV
- a CDS encoding DUF561 domain-containing protein, which produces MSITKLLNIKYPIFQGAMAQIARHELAAAVSNAGGLGIIASGGMQPEQLREEIRQLRELTDKPFGVNIMLMMPNIKEIVTVIIEEKVPVVTTGAGTPKHILPYLKEANIKCIPVVASVKHALKMQELGVDAVVAEGTEAGGHIGNTTTMSLIPQIVDAVTIPVIAAGGIGDGRGIAAAFALGASGVQLGTAFLAVEECPIAPAYKQAILDAIDTDTVVTGRTTGAPVRCLRNAMTEQFIALEKAGTDRDELEKITIGSLAKAVYDGDVENGSLMSGQIAGLIKTIKPTKQLIEELFEQADAVLAQAKVLY